In Polaribacter sp. L3A8, a genomic segment contains:
- a CDS encoding HlyD family secretion protein has protein sequence MLNISNNQLHKTVDLKEFKSGKNIFTKEYYKAFNKFLLAFAIIGFIALFLPWTQNITGQGLVTTLTPNQRPQTIQSQIPGRIEEWFVTEGDFVKKGDTILRISEVKSDYFDNRLIERTSDQINAKSSSVTAYQGKVAALNRQVNALKQEQRLKIEQTKNKLLQSKLKVKSDSIDFEAAKTNTLIAEKQYNRTLTLQTEGLKAVKDVEEKRLKLQATQAKLISQENKLLASRNNILNAQLELSRINASYTDKISKSQSDMYTAQSSGFDAKAQVSKLENSRSNYSVRNSLLFITAPQNGFINKAIKGGIGGTFKAGDDLVGIMPEKYDLAVETFVRPIDLPLLHIGEKMRVQFDGWPAIVFSGWPNASYGTYGAKVIAIENFISTNGKYRVLIAPDTTDYNWPEGIRVGSGARTIALLEDVPIYFEIWRQLNSFPPNYYQPEGSKSDTKKK, from the coding sequence ATGTTAAACATATCTAACAACCAATTACACAAAACTGTTGATTTAAAAGAATTTAAATCGGGCAAAAATATTTTTACAAAAGAGTATTACAAAGCTTTTAATAAATTTCTTTTAGCATTTGCTATTATCGGTTTTATAGCACTCTTTTTACCTTGGACACAAAATATAACTGGCCAAGGTTTGGTAACTACTTTAACACCTAACCAAAGACCACAAACTATTCAATCTCAAATTCCTGGTAGAATTGAAGAATGGTTTGTAACAGAAGGTGATTTTGTTAAAAAAGGAGATACCATTTTAAGAATTTCTGAAGTAAAAAGTGATTATTTTGATAATCGATTAATTGAAAGAACTAGTGATCAAATTAACGCAAAATCTTCTTCGGTAACCGCATATCAAGGAAAAGTAGCTGCTTTAAATAGACAAGTAAATGCTTTAAAACAAGAACAACGTTTAAAAATAGAACAAACAAAAAATAAATTACTACAATCTAAATTAAAAGTAAAAAGTGATAGCATTGATTTTGAAGCTGCTAAAACAAATACTTTAATTGCCGAAAAACAGTACAATCGTACGCTAACCCTACAAACCGAAGGCTTAAAAGCTGTAAAAGATGTAGAAGAAAAAAGATTAAAACTACAAGCTACACAGGCAAAACTAATTTCTCAAGAAAATAAACTTTTAGCAAGTAGAAATAATATTTTAAATGCACAATTAGAACTTTCTAGAATAAACGCTTCATACACCGATAAAATTTCTAAATCACAAAGTGATATGTATACAGCACAATCTAGTGGTTTTGATGCAAAAGCACAAGTATCTAAATTAGAAAATAGCAGAAGTAATTATAGTGTTAGAAATAGCTTATTGTTTATTACTGCTCCACAAAATGGTTTTATAAATAAAGCCATAAAAGGCGGAATTGGTGGTACTTTTAAAGCTGGAGATGATTTGGTTGGTATTATGCCAGAAAAATATGATTTGGCTGTAGAAACTTTTGTAAGACCTATTGATTTACCATTATTGCATATTGGTGAAAAAATGCGTGTTCAATTTGATGGCTGGCCTGCAATTGTTTTTAGTGGTTGGCCTAACGCTTCTTACGGAACGTATGGTGCAAAAGTAATTGCTATCGAAAACTTTATTAGTACTAATGGTAAATACAGGGTTTTAATTGCACCAGATACTACAGATTATAATTGGCCAGAAGGTATTAGAGTGGGGTCTGGAGCTAGAACAATTGCACTTTTAGAAGATGTACCCATTTATTTTGAAATTTGGAGACAACTTAACAGCTTCCCTCCTAACTATTATCAACCAGAAGGATCAAAAAGTGACACAAAGAAAAAATAA
- a CDS encoding peptidase domain-containing ABC transporter — protein sequence MENKQLTPWQRFVGVLKLERKDIFQIFYYAIFGGLVALSLPLGIQAIINLIQGAQISTSWIVLVILVTIGVVFSGALQLMQLRIIETIQQRIFTRASFELSYRFPKIKMNELRDNYPPELANRFFDTLTIQKGLSKILIDIPTALLQIIFALILLSFYHAFFIVFGILLLLLIYIVFKFTAQKGLETSLIESKKKYKVAHWIQEVARTVVSFKLSGNTNLALQKNDDLVDKYLEARENHFKILMLQFIQMIGFKVIVTASLLLIGGALVLNQEMNIGQFVAAEIIILLVIQSVEKLIIGLESFYDVLTSIEKIGQVVDKELEAQEGERPLFKEGLTVELDGVSYGVENREKHIIKNISLTLKPKSRILVMGESGAGKSTLLRLISGVIEPISGNIYINNLSLSSLHLNHYRSQLGLSLSDETPFEGSIKNNLVFGNKEVKDEIIYEALETVGLTQFLKEQPKGLETVLYPEGRQMSFTIAKKLILARAIIKQPKIMILEDPLDQFNLEETVRIINYLTDLKRPWALIVVSSKKSWRTKCNEIITLEKGEIKSIK from the coding sequence ATGGAAAACAAACAATTAACTCCTTGGCAAAGATTTGTTGGTGTATTAAAATTAGAAAGAAAAGATATCTTTCAAATATTTTACTATGCCATTTTTGGTGGTCTTGTAGCCCTCTCTCTTCCCTTAGGTATACAGGCAATTATTAATTTAATACAAGGAGCACAAATTTCTACTTCTTGGATTGTTTTAGTAATTTTGGTAACTATTGGTGTTGTTTTTTCTGGTGCATTGCAATTAATGCAGTTAAGAATTATAGAAACGATACAACAAAGAATTTTTACGAGAGCTTCTTTTGAATTGAGCTATCGTTTTCCTAAAATAAAGATGAATGAACTGCGAGATAATTATCCTCCAGAATTGGCCAATCGTTTTTTTGATACTTTAACCATACAAAAAGGATTATCAAAAATATTAATTGATATACCAACGGCATTGTTACAAATTATTTTTGCGTTGATTTTGTTATCTTTTTACCATGCCTTTTTTATTGTTTTTGGTATTCTATTATTACTTTTAATTTATATCGTATTTAAATTCACCGCTCAAAAAGGGCTAGAAACCAGCTTAATAGAATCTAAAAAAAAATACAAAGTAGCTCATTGGATACAGGAAGTAGCAAGAACGGTAGTCAGTTTTAAATTGTCTGGTAATACCAATTTAGCACTTCAAAAAAATGATGATTTGGTCGATAAATATTTAGAAGCAAGAGAAAACCATTTTAAAATACTGATGCTACAATTTATTCAAATGATTGGTTTTAAAGTAATTGTAACGGCCAGTTTATTACTAATTGGTGGCGCTTTAGTGTTAAATCAAGAAATGAATATTGGGCAATTTGTGGCTGCAGAAATTATTATTCTTTTGGTTATTCAGTCTGTAGAAAAACTAATTATAGGTTTAGAGTCTTTTTACGACGTGCTTACATCAATAGAAAAAATAGGACAAGTTGTAGACAAAGAATTAGAAGCACAAGAAGGAGAAAGACCTTTATTTAAAGAAGGCCTAACAGTAGAGTTAGATGGTGTTTCTTATGGTGTAGAAAATAGAGAAAAACACATTATTAAAAATATTTCTTTAACCTTAAAACCTAAAAGTAGAATTTTAGTAATGGGAGAAAGTGGTGCTGGTAAATCTACTTTATTACGCTTAATATCTGGAGTTATAGAACCAATTTCTGGTAATATTTATATCAATAATTTATCATTAAGTAGCCTCCATTTAAATCATTATAGATCGCAATTAGGTTTATCTTTATCAGACGAAACTCCTTTTGAAGGCAGTATTAAAAACAATTTAGTTTTTGGTAACAAAGAGGTTAAAGATGAAATTATATACGAAGCTTTAGAAACAGTAGGTTTAACGCAATTTTTAAAAGAACAGCCTAAAGGCTTAGAAACTGTTTTATATCCAGAAGGTAGGCAAATGTCATTTACCATTGCAAAAAAATTAATTTTAGCAAGAGCTATTATTAAGCAACCTAAAATAATGATTTTAGAAGATCCTTTAGATCAATTTAATTTAGAAGAAACTGTTCGCATCATTAATTATTTAACAGATCTTAAAAGACCTTGGGCATTAATTGTAGTTAGTAGTAAAAAAAGTTGGAGAACTAAATGTAACGAAATTATTACATTAGAAAAAGGTGAAATTAAATCAATAAAATAA
- a CDS encoding proline dehydrogenase family protein, which produces MKLFDNTEVAFALKSDSQLERAYFLFKMIQNEPMVRIGSAVTNFALKVHLPVEGLIRSTVFDHFCGGVTEDDCMPIIDNMYANGNVHSVLDYSVEGQDKEVSFDGALEKILKILNFCEEKKSIPYAVFKPSGFGRFALFQKISEEKELTTEEKEEWNRVVARFHKVCKLAAKKDVPLLIDAEESWMQKAADELIEELMEIYNKDKAIVFNTLQMYKHDRMEYLKELHGKAKEKGFYIGMKVVRGAYMEKERERAEEKGYPSPICKDKQATDINYDTCIKYMMAHPKMALFAGTHNEESSYLLMDLAKKHGIKKNDNRLWFGQLFGMSDHISYNLANQGYNVAKYLPFGPVRDVMPYLIRRAEENTSVSGQTSRELNLLDTERKRRKL; this is translated from the coding sequence ATGAAACTTTTTGATAATACAGAAGTTGCTTTTGCTTTAAAATCAGATTCTCAATTAGAACGCGCTTATTTTTTGTTTAAGATGATACAAAACGAACCAATGGTAAGAATTGGTAGTGCGGTAACTAATTTTGCGTTAAAAGTTCATTTACCGGTAGAAGGGCTTATACGATCTACGGTTTTCGATCATTTTTGTGGAGGTGTAACAGAAGACGATTGTATGCCTATTATAGATAATATGTATGCAAACGGAAACGTACACAGTGTTTTAGATTATTCTGTAGAAGGGCAAGACAAAGAAGTTAGTTTTGATGGCGCTTTAGAAAAAATTTTAAAAATTCTTAATTTTTGTGAAGAAAAGAAATCCATTCCTTATGCGGTTTTTAAGCCCTCTGGTTTTGGTCGTTTTGCATTGTTTCAAAAAATATCCGAAGAAAAAGAGTTAACAACAGAAGAAAAAGAAGAGTGGAATAGAGTAGTAGCACGTTTTCATAAAGTATGTAAATTGGCTGCTAAAAAAGATGTTCCTTTATTAATTGATGCAGAAGAAAGTTGGATGCAAAAAGCTGCTGACGAGTTAATTGAAGAATTAATGGAAATCTATAATAAAGACAAAGCAATTGTTTTTAATACATTACAAATGTACAAACACGACAGAATGGAATATCTAAAAGAGTTGCATGGGAAAGCAAAAGAGAAAGGGTTTTATATAGGAATGAAAGTTGTTAGAGGTGCTTATATGGAAAAAGAACGAGAAAGAGCCGAAGAAAAAGGCTATCCATCACCAATTTGTAAAGACAAACAAGCTACAGATATCAATTATGATACTTGTATAAAATACATGATGGCGCATCCAAAGATGGCTTTATTTGCAGGTACTCATAATGAAGAAAGCTCTTATTTGTTAATGGATTTAGCCAAAAAACACGGAATTAAAAAAAATGATAATCGTCTTTGGTTTGGACAGTTATTTGGTATGAGCGATCATATTAGTTACAATTTAGCAAACCAAGGTTATAACGTAGCAAAGTACCTTCCTTTTGGTCCTGTAAGAGATGTAATGCCTTATTTAATTAGAAGAGCAGAAGAAAATACTTCAGTATCAGGACAAACAAGTAGAGAGTTGAATCTTTTAGATACAGAAAGGAAGAGAAGAAAATTATAA
- the aroB gene encoding 3-dehydroquinate synthase, producing MKTIQAVTYPVHFQNKAYQELSNLIALNNYSTLFILVDENTFEHCYPKFIPNLETDKRIEVIEIESGEINKNLETCVGVWNAITELGGDRKSLIITLGGGVITDLGGFVASCFKRGIDFVNIPTTLLSMVDASVGGKTGVDLGVLKNQIGLFANPEMVIVDTDYLTTVSEREIKSGTAEILKYGITYDLKLFKEIKDNKKLVISDLIHRSIAIKNEVVLQDPKEQSLRKILNFGHTLGHAIESFYLESEDKENLTHGEAIAIGMVCECFMSSKLIGFPTEKVSEVKDVVLSIYNKTNLLKEDFAAIMEMLKHDKKNVNGQVNFVLLNDYQDYKIDCKVPEELIIESMEFYNS from the coding sequence ATGAAAACTATTCAAGCAGTAACATATCCTGTTCATTTTCAGAACAAAGCATACCAAGAACTTTCTAATTTAATTGCGCTTAATAACTACTCTACACTCTTTATTTTGGTTGATGAGAATACGTTTGAGCATTGTTATCCTAAATTTATACCCAATTTAGAGACCGACAAGCGTATTGAAGTCATAGAAATTGAGTCTGGAGAAATTAATAAAAACTTAGAAACTTGTGTTGGGGTTTGGAATGCAATTACCGAATTAGGTGGAGATAGAAAAAGTTTAATTATTACTTTAGGTGGTGGCGTAATTACAGATTTAGGTGGTTTTGTTGCTTCTTGTTTTAAACGCGGAATTGACTTTGTAAACATACCAACCACATTATTATCTATGGTAGATGCTTCTGTTGGAGGAAAAACAGGAGTAGATTTAGGCGTGTTAAAAAATCAGATTGGATTGTTTGCAAACCCAGAAATGGTAATTGTAGATACAGATTATTTAACCACTGTTTCTGAAAGAGAAATTAAATCTGGTACCGCAGAAATACTTAAATACGGAATTACATACGATCTTAAACTATTTAAAGAGATTAAAGACAATAAAAAATTAGTTATAAGCGACTTAATCCATAGATCTATAGCTATAAAAAACGAAGTAGTTTTACAAGATCCTAAAGAACAAAGCTTACGAAAAATTTTAAATTTCGGACATACATTAGGGCACGCTATTGAGTCTTTTTACTTAGAGTCTGAAGACAAAGAAAACCTAACACACGGAGAAGCAATTGCTATTGGAATGGTTTGCGAGTGTTTTATGTCTTCTAAATTAATAGGTTTTCCAACCGAAAAAGTAAGCGAAGTAAAAGACGTTGTTTTATCAATTTATAATAAAACGAATCTTTTAAAAGAAGACTTTGCTGCTATTATGGAAATGCTAAAGCATGATAAGAAAAATGTAAACGGACAAGTAAACTTTGTTTTACTAAACGATTATCAAGATTATAAAATAGACTGTAAAGTACCAGAAGAATTGATTATTGAAAGTATGGAGTTTTATAATTCTTAA
- a CDS encoding TetR/AcrR family transcriptional regulator, which produces MKNLLSVLKISVPDKIFIKDPETSVLGKKIIEHSILLINEIGFEAFTFKKLGTKIGSNESSIYRYFESKYKLLLYLSSWYWAWLEYQLVIETFSISNANEKLVKAIEVVTSTVKEDDNFIHINKSLLHKIIINESSKSFLTKEVDADNKDGYFEVYKRIITRISTMILDVNKKYPFALSLASTLIEGSLHQHYLKEHFPLITNSETKDTPTNFFIHLVKNTIK; this is translated from the coding sequence ATGAAGAACTTATTATCTGTTTTAAAAATTTCTGTCCCAGATAAAATATTTATCAAAGATCCTGAAACTTCCGTTTTAGGAAAAAAAATTATAGAGCATAGTATTCTATTGATTAATGAAATTGGATTTGAAGCTTTTACATTTAAAAAATTAGGAACAAAAATTGGATCTAATGAAAGTTCTATTTATAGATATTTTGAAAGCAAATATAAACTACTTTTATACCTATCATCCTGGTATTGGGCTTGGTTAGAGTATCAATTAGTTATTGAAACTTTTAGTATTTCTAATGCCAATGAAAAACTAGTAAAAGCGATAGAGGTAGTAACTAGCACAGTTAAAGAAGATGATAATTTTATACATATAAATAAATCACTTTTGCATAAAATCATAATAAATGAAAGCTCAAAATCCTTTTTAACAAAAGAAGTAGATGCGGATAACAAAGATGGATATTTTGAGGTTTACAAAAGAATAATTACCAGAATTAGTACTATGATATTGGATGTAAATAAAAAGTATCCTTTTGCATTAAGTTTGGCAAGTACACTTATAGAAGGTAGTTTACATCAACATTATCTTAAAGAACATTTTCCTTTGATAACAAATAGTGAAACAAAAGATACACCTACTAATTTTTTTATACATTTAGTTAAAAATACAATCAAATAA
- a CDS encoding cold-shock protein has product MAKSQQTFSKSEKEKKRLKKRQDKQKKMDARKANKEENGSTGIQFAYVDHNGNLTDTPPDPDLKVEYELEDIQISVTKKEDLPEEDPVRKGKVSFFDSSKGFGFIIDLENNEKYFTHVSGLIDEIAENDKVSFELERGMRGMNAVKVKKV; this is encoded by the coding sequence ATGGCAAAATCGCAGCAGACCTTTAGTAAAAGTGAAAAAGAAAAAAAACGTTTAAAAAAACGTCAAGACAAGCAAAAGAAAATGGACGCTAGAAAAGCGAACAAAGAAGAAAATGGATCAACAGGTATCCAATTTGCTTATGTAGATCATAATGGAAACTTAACAGATACTCCACCAGATCCAGATTTAAAAGTAGAATATGAATTGGAAGATATTCAGATTTCAGTAACCAAAAAAGAAGATTTACCAGAAGAAGATCCTGTTAGAAAAGGAAAAGTTTCTTTCTTTGATTCATCTAAAGGTTTTGGGTTTATTATAGACTTAGAAAATAACGAAAAATATTTTACACACGTAAGTGGTTTAATAGATGAAATTGCAGAAAACGATAAAGTTTCTTTCGAATTAGAAAGAGGTATGCGTGGTATGAATGCAGTTAAAGTTAAAAAAGTTTAA
- a CDS encoding outer membrane beta-barrel protein, whose translation MKFKKCVFLVLALIASQVATAQLTGKITDSEDNSPLEYATLALYNSGNKILVTGVVTNLEGLFSIENVKPGNYYLEASFIGYQIKTVKPVVINKKGERKNVGTISLILGTGNQLNEVVVKSERSAVVHKIDRQVFDTKKYQSTVGGNAVDVVKNLPSITVDGLGDISVRGSKGFTVLINGKPTQGDASTILAQLPANALESVELITAPSAKYDPEGKGGILNIITKKRAINGTFAQVNVRGGFPSIEEYDTKVAAKRYGIDATVNKRTDNWNISVGASYQRNDKTGRREGDMYIVNTPENKTTFLPSDGERSFDEVTYNGRFNVDYTPNKADSYSIGLFAGKRTKDRLADIIYTDNHAISPIGSDNRLYTFSYYNHNLRTRKGDFALGSFDYAHQFDNASKLSASILYEYTFLGGPTENDNLGHPNNNIVYQREYNTNDNPLYGTRFNLDYQWKPFSFGTLETGYQYRDLDHTGTFEYFRNENLVSKFTEDDLVPEFSSDVSLKRTIHSGYAQVTGSKSKWDYAAGVRLEFMDRVYKEALRSEANENVYNYDFVKLFPSASLQYKINDKTNIKTAYSKRVERTTTFKMNSFAEREHSEVFEQGDNELLPEFIDLVELGITKKLKGGNAVYATAYFRHVDNVINRVNTLAYEKSGAIIDSVINRVYSNVGKSNAVGLEVGATIKPTENWTNSLGVNVYNYAIDGVLNFNHRDGIDRSYDIDSKSTIYSFNLNSTYNFGENASLQFTFNYLSDRNTAMGEDSRFYSPNLTFRKKFMDDRLTATLQWQNMDMGLLNTNEQRITTSGANFYTTTNYKYEVDMVSLNLSYTFNAAKNKSKFIDSEFGKKEF comes from the coding sequence ATGAAATTTAAAAAATGTGTATTTTTAGTACTTGCGCTTATTGCAAGTCAGGTTGCTACTGCTCAATTAACTGGTAAAATAACAGATTCAGAAGACAATTCTCCGTTAGAATATGCTACGTTAGCGTTGTATAATTCAGGCAATAAAATTTTAGTAACAGGTGTTGTTACTAATTTAGAGGGTTTATTTTCTATAGAAAATGTTAAGCCAGGAAACTATTATTTAGAGGCTTCTTTTATTGGTTATCAAATTAAAACTGTTAAGCCGGTTGTAATCAATAAAAAAGGTGAGAGAAAAAATGTAGGAACTATATCGCTAATTTTAGGGACTGGTAACCAATTGAATGAAGTTGTTGTAAAGTCCGAAAGAAGTGCCGTTGTACATAAAATAGACCGACAAGTTTTTGATACTAAAAAATACCAAAGCACAGTAGGAGGAAATGCGGTAGATGTGGTTAAAAACTTACCTTCTATTACTGTAGATGGTTTAGGAGATATTAGTGTAAGAGGTAGTAAAGGTTTTACGGTTTTAATCAACGGAAAACCAACGCAAGGTGATGCAAGTACTATTTTAGCGCAATTGCCAGCAAATGCTTTAGAAAGTGTAGAGTTAATTACAGCGCCTTCTGCAAAGTACGATCCGGAAGGAAAGGGAGGTATCTTAAACATCATCACTAAAAAAAGGGCTATCAACGGAACGTTTGCGCAAGTAAATGTTCGTGGTGGATTTCCTTCGATAGAAGAATATGATACAAAAGTAGCGGCAAAGAGATACGGAATTGATGCTACTGTAAATAAAAGAACAGATAATTGGAATATTTCTGTGGGTGCTAGTTACCAAAGAAATGATAAAACGGGTAGAAGAGAAGGAGATATGTATATTGTGAATACTCCTGAAAATAAAACTACTTTTTTACCTTCGGATGGTGAGCGAAGTTTTGATGAAGTTACTTATAACGGACGTTTTAATGTAGATTATACTCCAAATAAAGCGGATAGTTATTCGATTGGTCTTTTTGCTGGAAAACGTACCAAAGATCGTTTGGCAGATATTATTTATACAGATAATCATGCTATTTCTCCTATCGGAAGTGACAATCGTTTGTATACTTTTTCATATTACAACCATAACTTAAGAACTAGAAAAGGAGATTTTGCTTTGGGTAGTTTTGATTATGCGCATCAATTTGATAATGCATCTAAGCTTTCTGCATCAATTTTATATGAATATACTTTTTTAGGCGGTCCAACAGAGAATGACAATTTAGGGCATCCTAATAATAATATCGTTTATCAGAGAGAATATAATACCAATGATAATCCTTTATACGGAACACGTTTTAACCTAGATTACCAATGGAAACCTTTTTCTTTTGGAACTTTAGAAACAGGATATCAATATAGAGATTTAGACCATACAGGTACGTTTGAGTATTTTAGAAACGAAAATTTAGTTTCAAAATTTACAGAAGATGATTTAGTTCCTGAATTTTCTAGTGATGTTAGTTTAAAAAGAACCATTCATTCTGGGTATGCGCAAGTAACTGGTTCTAAAAGTAAATGGGATTATGCAGCCGGAGTTCGTTTAGAGTTTATGGATAGAGTGTATAAAGAGGCTTTAAGAAGTGAGGCTAACGAGAATGTTTATAATTACGATTTTGTAAAGTTATTTCCTTCTGCATCTTTACAATATAAAATTAACGATAAAACGAATATAAAAACGGCTTATAGTAAAAGGGTAGAAAGAACTACTACTTTTAAGATGAATAGTTTTGCAGAACGTGAGCATTCTGAAGTTTTTGAACAAGGAGACAATGAGTTGTTACCAGAGTTTATCGATTTAGTAGAATTAGGAATTACTAAAAAATTAAAAGGAGGGAACGCTGTGTATGCAACGGCTTATTTTAGGCATGTAGATAACGTTATTAATCGTGTAAATACGTTGGCTTATGAGAAAAGTGGCGCAATTATAGATAGCGTTATTAATAGAGTATATTCTAATGTTGGTAAAAGTAATGCTGTAGGTTTAGAGGTTGGAGCAACGATTAAACCAACCGAAAACTGGACGAACTCTTTAGGAGTAAATGTATATAATTATGCCATTGATGGTGTGTTAAACTTTAACCATAGAGACGGAATTGATAGAAGTTATGATATAGACTCTAAGTCTACCATTTATTCTTTTAACTTAAACTCTACGTATAATTTTGGGGAGAATGCGTCTTTACAATTTACCTTTAACTACTTGTCTGATAGAAATACAGCAATGGGTGAAGATTCTCGTTTTTACTCGCCAAACTTAACGTTTAGAAAAAAGTTTATGGACGATAGGTTAACAGCAACTTTGCAATGGCAAAATATGGATATGGGCTTGTTAAACACCAATGAGCAACGTATAACAACCTCGGGAGCTAATTTTTATACCACTACAAACTACAAGTATGAGGTAGATATGGTTTCTTTAAATTTATCATATACGTTTAATGCTGCTAAAAATAAATCGAAATTTATTGATAGTGAATTTGGTAAGAAAGAGTTTTAG
- a CDS encoding AraC family transcriptional regulator yields the protein MKSKIDTYNKIAEYNDIKIEEFDVTKRYTKPHKHNKYLEIVYFIKGAGFHHVDLKSYKIKPSTVFVIKKEEVHHWEITTQPKGYVIIIKETFLEKTLDKFINHQLLKLQHTSKIKTTKKDASLKALFKSLAWEKQQENVNREAVEGGLKALFSKLVAYAHLKKVESTDVVLLFTDLLSRTLKNNVNFYAEALNTTPQNLNAICRKEYGKSASDIIADHIIKEVKRRLLYTNESISDVAYSLGFKDSSHFTKYFKRYTGETPKQFKKPKKII from the coding sequence ATGAAGAGCAAAATTGATACTTACAATAAAATAGCAGAATATAACGACATTAAAATTGAAGAATTTGATGTTACAAAGCGGTATACTAAACCGCATAAGCACAATAAATATTTAGAAATTGTCTACTTTATAAAAGGAGCAGGTTTTCATCATGTAGATTTAAAGAGTTATAAAATAAAACCATCAACGGTTTTTGTTATTAAAAAAGAGGAAGTACATCATTGGGAAATTACAACCCAACCCAAAGGCTATGTAATCATTATAAAAGAAACTTTTTTAGAAAAAACCTTAGATAAGTTTATCAATCATCAGTTATTAAAATTACAGCATACATCAAAAATAAAAACTACTAAAAAAGATGCTTCATTAAAAGCACTTTTTAAATCATTGGCCTGGGAAAAGCAGCAAGAAAATGTAAATAGAGAAGCGGTAGAAGGCGGATTAAAAGCATTGTTTTCTAAGTTAGTAGCGTATGCACATTTAAAAAAAGTAGAGAGTACAGATGTGGTTTTGCTTTTTACAGATCTTTTGTCTCGCACGCTAAAAAATAATGTCAATTTTTATGCAGAAGCTTTAAATACAACTCCTCAGAACTTAAATGCAATTTGTAGAAAAGAATATGGTAAATCTGCATCAGATATAATTGCAGATCATATCATAAAAGAAGTTAAAAGACGTTTGTTATATACAAATGAGTCTATTAGTGATGTTGCGTATAGTTTAGGCTTTAAAGATTCTTCTCATTTTACAAAATATTTTAAGCGCTACACAGGTGAAACTCCCAAACAATTTAAGAAACCAAAGAAAATTATTTAG